The genomic region AGCTAGCATGCACTGGGCTTAAGTATTGTAATTTGTTCTTTTTAATAGATGCTGCACCAATTAACTGTAAGATTAAAAGAGATGAGGCCTTAATATCAAAAGTGTTTGAATTTGTTAATAAATGTGAATTAGAAATTATAAATTTGAAAAAAGATATTTATAGTAACTATAGAGAGGAATACTTAATGGCACATAATTTTAACGAGGATACGTTTATAAAACTTGTTGAAGATTTAGTAGAAAGGAGTGATTTTTATAGTTCTGAAGTTGAGTTTGATTGGGTAAGAGAATTTATAGAATATGTTGATTGTGCAGACCTTGAAATTAAGGATAATCAATTTGCTGAAAATCTTGCGTATGATTTAATGGAGATTGATAGTCTACAAAAAGAATTAAATAGAATCCAAAACGAAAATAAAAAAAGAGAAAAGCCCATTAAAGATAGGTTGAAGATGCTAATTTACAATATTACGAATACATATCCACTAATTGAGCAGTTAAATTATAAATTTGGAGAGTTTGTGTTTACTCTTGACCCTAAGAAAAGGGCAATATCAGATAGATTAAAGGGACTACTACCAACAAGTGGTACAGTATTTTTCCCTAGCAATATAGCATTTGCAAATAGTGTCAGTGTCCCCATGTGAATGGGAGCACTAAAAAATTAAAAAAATAAATTTAATATAGGAGGATTAATTAATGCTTATTAATAAAATAAAACAAGATAATAGAACTTTACGCCCAGAGATACAAAGGTGGGGTTGTTACTTTTTGTGTCTACATTATTATACAAGCCTATTTAAGAAATGTGAATTTAATGCTTATGAGATAAATGCAGCGTATTATAGATTTATAGGACTTGGGTACATTAAGAGTAATTGTTTTATTATAAATCCATGTATGATACTTAATTATTACGGAATTAGAAGTAGTGTGAGATATGAGTCTTTAAATTATTTAGGTGCAGCCAATGAATTTGAAATAAGCGAAGTTAAAATCGATAAGGTTAATGGATATCACTTTATAGCAACAAAAAATAAAGAAATATTATATGATTCACTTGACTTGAAACCTCGTGGGAAAATATTTAAAGTAACTTCAAAGCGTATATTTAGACTAAAGTAGTTTTTTTAAAGTTTAAGGTTATTTTGCATGCATTTATAAGCGTGAATTTTATTAGCAGCAGAGAGTCCATAAATATTATCAATTTCGGAAGTTGAATGATATTTCATAAGTTCTTTAATTTGAAAAGAATTATAACCATTAGATTTTAAATATGAAATAAACAAATTTCTAAATAAATGAAGTGATTTATTAGCACGAAATCCTGACTTTTTGAGAAGATTTTTGAATTTATTAGAAATATGGATAATGCTAATTTGATTATCTTTAAATTTATGTTTAGTTTTTTGGAAAAGATAAGTACGCCGAGAGTCAAGATTTTTTTCATTAAAGTAATTTTCGTGAGCTTTTTGAATAGCATCAAATTCTACAGATTTTATGACAATTTCTCTAATGCAAGTGACATTTCTTTTTTTAGCTACATTTACTTTTATATTGTAAAAAGTTTCTCCAGTTTTGCTTAAAAAGGGAGTAATATCTTGCATTTTTACTTTTTGCAGCTCGGCACCTCTGCAGCCACTTATTGCCAGTAGATTTAAAAACCAACCAGAAATTGGGTCAATTTATTTTAATGTTTTAACACATTTTTCAATTATTTTGATAATTTTTTGATTCAAATAAAACTTTGGAGTTGGTTTTGAAGCTTTTTTAGTAGGCTTAGAAGAAATTTTTAGTGAATTTTTAAGAATTTTGTTTTCATTTAATACATTTTGATAGTCTTTTAAGAATTTGTGCATCAAATCTGTATCGAAATTATTTAAATTAAAATAATTATTAGTATCCATAAAATCCTCTCCTTTGAAGTGTTACTTTTAAATTAAGTAAAAGTAATAAAAATTTAATAAAAATGTAATTTATATTTTATCAAAACCCTAAAATTTTAGTCAAATTTATGGTGTTCTCATTGCATGCGAAATTTGGGTTGTGGAGTGGCTGTGATAAACAGAAGAGGCAATTTTTAAGGGGTGGACTTAAGAAAGACATGATACTTTAAGTGATATATAGCAAAGACTTTGAAATTTAATTTGTATGTGTTTTGTAGTCTTTTGTAATGAGCCGGGCATTTGCAATGGAGAGATTTTTGGGAGTTGGTTAAAATTACATTTGAGTTTTGTTAATATGTAATAGCTGAATGTAACAAAATTATATATTTAAATCTTTGAAATATTGCAATTATTAGCTGTTGTGGTATGATTAGGACTTATGGAGAAATTTATGAATAAGAAAATGAAAATGTTTATTGTTTGTGCTGTTTTTATACTTATAGGTGCTTGCAAAATTCATACTTCATATGATGAGCAAAGTAGTGGTGAGATAAACCATACTTTATATGATGAGCAAAGTAATGGTGAGTTAAAACTTAAAAAAATAGAATTCTCTAAATTTACTGTAAAAATTAAAAATAAAGATAATAATAGTAACTGGACAGACCTAGGAGATTTAGTTGTAAGAAAAGAAGAAAATGGTATTGATACGGGTTTAAACGCTGGGGGACATTCGGCTACATTCTTTTCATTAAAAGAATCAGAAGTTAATAACTTTATAAAAGCAATGACTAAAGGCGGATCATTTAAAACTAGTTTGTATTATGGATATAAGTACGAACAAAGTAGTGCAAATGGTATCCAAAACAAAGAGATCATAACAAAAATAGAAAGTATTAATGGTGCTGAACATATTGCGTTTTTAGGAGATAAAATTAATAACGGTGTGGGGGGAGATAAAACAGCTGAATATGCAATACCACTAGAAGTGCTTAAAAAAAATTTAAAATAGAATTTAGAAATATAGGAGAGAATAATTATGAATAAAAAAACATTGATTATTTGTGCTGTTTTTGCGCTGATAATTTCTTGCAAGAATTTTGCAACTGGTAAAGATATAAAACAAAATTCAGAAGGGAAAATTAAAGGATTTGTAAATAAGATTTTAGATCCAGTAAAGGATAAAATTGCTTCAAGTGGTACAAAAGTAGATGAAGTAGCAAAAAAATTACAAGAAGAAGAAAAAGAAGAATTAATGCAGGGCGATGATCCTAATGGCAGTGGAATAAATCCGCCACCAGTATTGCCGGAAAATATTCACAATAATGCATTAGTATTAAAAGCAATAGAACAAAGTGATGGTCAACAAGAAAAAAAAGTAGAAGAAGCTGAAGCTAAAGTTGAAGAAAATAAAGAAAAACAAGAGAATACAGAAGAAAACATTAAAGAAAAAGAAATAATAGACGAACAAAACAAACAAGAATTAGCTAAAGCTAAAGAAGAAGAACAACAAAAAGAACAAAAAAGACATCAAGAAGAGCAACAAAGAAAAGCTAAAGCAGAAAAAGAAAAAAGAGAAAGAGAAGAGGCAGAACAACAAAAACGACAACAAGAAGAGGAAGAAAAAAGGCAAGTTGATAACCAAATTAAAACACTTATAGCTAAAATAGATGAGATCAATGAAAATATTGATGTTATAAAATGGCAAACGACTGTAGGCCCACAAGGCGTTATAGATAGAATTACTGGGCCTGTGTATGATGATTTTACCAATGGCAATAATTCTATACGCGAAACTTGGGAGGGGTTAGAAGAGGAATCAGAAGACGAAGGATTAGGAAAATTATTGAAAGAATTGAGTGATGCTAGGGACGCGCTAAGAACTAAATTAAATGAAGGCAATAAACCATATACTGGTTACGAAGAGCCTAAGTTAAAAGAAAGTGTAAATGTTAGCGAAATTAAAGAAGATTTAGAAAAATTAAAATCAAAATTAGAAGAAGTTAAAAAATATCTTAAAGATAGTTCTAAATTTGAAGAAATTAAAGGATACATCAGTGACAGTCAGTAATTATATTGGATGCTTTTAGGTGTAACTAAATTTGCGTATACAAAGTAACAGCTAGTAGAAAAGTTCACTGGCTGTTATTTTTTTGTAGATTTCATTGTTATGAATATAGAAATGTTTTCTATCAAAACTTTCATTTAAAAAATGCCAAAAACTATTGCTCAAAATATTGTTTATTTATATACTATCTATAATTAATATGCATACTAATGAAATTTCAAATTTTTATGATAATCTTAGTGAAGATTTAAAAAAGTCAATAAATAAACTTTATGAAACCGAACAAGCAACGCAAGAACAAAAAAGTCAAATGTATAGCTCTTATAAAGCAGCGCAAGAATACGGAATAAAAACTGGAAAAAGCACTGAGGAAATAATAAATGACATTATAGACCCTACAAAAAAAATTATTAAAGACGTTCTGAAAAATAAATATTTAATACAAAAATATAAAAATTCCAAAAATATGCAAGTTGATTATAGCGACAAGAAAGGGATGCTAAAGAAATGTTTGAAAAAATTAGGAGAGTATGATTCCATGATATTTTTGGGGGCTGTTTATGGTATTCTTAACCATATTTATCAAAAAGTTTCAAAACAATATCAATTAATTATGATCAACGAATTTAAAGATATACTATTTATAAGGATACACAACTATGATAAGAGAATTTTTACAAGCGATGATCTAATTAAAACAATAAAAGATTTTCCCTAATTTATATAGTCAAGTTGTTGCAAAATTCAATAAATTAGTTAATTGCTATTTCTAAATCAATAAAAGTCAAAAAAATACCAAACACCTGTCAATAGATATCAATAAGATAATAGTTAATGTTAACAATTAACAAATTGATTTACTATTTAGAGTAACAATTTGTTAATTTAGTTATTTTAGGAGAAATTGTTTTGAAAAGAGCTAAAAGGTCTTTTAATGATTATGTTGCATACTTTAGAGAAGGATCGTTAGATGATAGAGAAATATCGGTTAAATTGGGAGTTTCTAGGGTAAATGTGTGGAGAATGAGACAAAAATGGGAAAGTGGAGAAACTTCTGTTAGCGAGGATTCTAGAGTAACAATTAGTGAAGATACTTTTGAACACCTTTTGTCGCAAACCTTTAGATCAGAAGTTAACGCTAGGAAAGTTAGAAGCGAATTGGATTTAGAGCGGGCTAATTTAGAATTAGGATTTATAAATGCATTTAAGCAATATTCTAGTGTTGAGCTTGTTAGTATGCATACTAAAATAGAAAATTTAAGAGCCGAAATTGACGCTTTAAATAAAGCAAGTAGTAAAAAAAACAAGCAAGTTGTTAATGGAGAAATTAATTCTTTAAAAAGCGAGCTTGATGAATATGTAAAGGAGTGCTCAATAAGAGAAATGGAGCTTTACTATGAATGTATGAAAAAACTTACAACTGCTCATGAAGCTGAAAGTAAA from Borreliella burgdorferi B31 harbors:
- a CDS encoding DUF261 domain-containing protein — translated: MLINKIKQDNRTLRPEIQRWGCYFLCLHYYTSLFKKCEFNAYEINAAYYRFIGLGYIKSNCFIINPCMILNYYGIRSSVRYESLNYLGAANEFEISEVKIDKVNGYHFIATKNKEILYDSLDLKPRGKIFKVTSKRIFRLK
- the erpP gene encoding plasminogen-binding protein ErpP; this encodes MNKKMKMFIVCAVFILIGACKIHTSYDEQSSGEINHTLYDEQSNGELKLKKIEFSKFTVKIKNKDNNSNWTDLGDLVVRKEENGIDTGLNAGGHSATFFSLKESEVNNFIKAMTKGGSFKTSLYYGYKYEQSSANGIQNKEIITKIESINGAEHIAFLGDKINNGVGGDKTAEYAIPLEVLKKNLK
- a CDS encoding ErpQ, whose amino-acid sequence is MNKKTLIICAVFALIISCKNFATGKDIKQNSEGKIKGFVNKILDPVKDKIASSGTKVDEVAKKLQEEEKEELMQGDDPNGSGINPPPVLPENIHNNALVLKAIEQSDGQQEKKVEEAEAKVEENKEKQENTEENIKEKEIIDEQNKQELAKAKEEEQQKEQKRHQEEQQRKAKAEKEKREREEAEQQKRQQEEEEKRQVDNQIKTLIAKIDEINENIDVIKWQTTVGPQGVIDRITGPVYDDFTNGNNSIRETWEGLEEESEDEGLGKLLKELSDARDALRTKLNEGNKPYTGYEEPKLKESVNVSEIKEDLEKLKSKLEEVKKYLKDSSKFEEIKGYISDSQ
- a CDS encoding DUF643 domain-containing protein, translating into MHTNEISNFYDNLSEDLKKSINKLYETEQATQEQKSQMYSSYKAAQEYGIKTGKSTEEIINDIIDPTKKIIKDVLKNKYLIQKYKNSKNMQVDYSDKKGMLKKCLKKLGEYDSMIFLGAVYGILNHIYQKVSKQYQLIMINEFKDILFIRIHNYDKRIFTSDDLIKTIKDFP
- a CDS encoding DUF603 domain-containing protein; the encoded protein is MKRAKRSFNDYVAYFREGSLDDREISVKLGVSRVNVWRMRQKWESGETSVSEDSRVTISEDTFEHLLSQTFRSEVNARKVRSELDLERANLELGFINAFKQYSSVELVSMHTKIENLRAEIDALNKASSKKNKQVVNGEINSLKSELDEYVKECSIREMELYYECMKKLTTAHEAESKSNYKNSKGNK